From a single Nostoc edaphicum CCNP1411 genomic region:
- a CDS encoding non-ribosomal peptide synthetase — MTDYLKLLAKLSPEQRLLFERRLKERGLTLGQSFSIPKRPDTENTPLSFAQQRLWFIQQLEPTSSVYNVPCVLRLRGVLQVSALEKSLNELRRRHETLRTCFTTNAQKQPIQVITPWEPLALTIIDISEINTPLEVQRLALAEAKRPFDLSQPLLRSLLLYLGEQEYILLLTTHHIISDRWSIGVFLKELSLLYSAFIQGETSSLPELPIQYADWAVWQRQQLQGEFLTEQISYWQQQLAGELPILQLSSRPQPAVPTYSGSDYSVALSPSLSQAVKALAAKQGVTLFMLLLTSFQVLLYRYTREDDLVIGTDIVNRDRQETENLIGLLVNTVVLRTNLAGNPTVQELLARVREVALAAFAHQYLPFEKLVEVLNPERNLSQMMPLFQVKFDLQLASVRSPQLPGLTLERLPFDEETAKYELRLNLQDTEQGITGQFEYSTDLFDVATIARMVEHWIALLESIVVNTEQKLSEISFLTVNEQQQFKIWNQTTQEYPNHQCLHQLFEAQVEQTPDEIALIFGEQSFTYRELNSKANQLAHHLQHLGVEVETPVGICLQRSVEMVIGVLGILKAGGVYVPLDPAYPETRLRWILEDVRVPILLTQTSSKPYPATYQVNSNTKIVYLDEDWEAIAENSVSNPVTLVTPENLAYLIYTSGSTGKPKGVMIEHRNPVCLLYWAREVFNADAIAGVLASTSICFDLSIFELFVPLSWGGKVILAENALALPNLPAKNQVTLINTVPSAIAQLLQLNAIPNSVQTVNLAGEPLSWRLVQQLEQLPYIQQIFNLYGPSEDTTYSTYVQLKGVNAVTPSPTIGQPIANSQVYVLDDHLQPVPVGVPGELYIGGAGVARGYWQRPDLTAERFIPNPFVRDWEPGEAGRERITNAPYPMPHAQCPMPNLYKTGDRVRYLPDGNLEYLGRLDNQVKIRGYRIELGEIEAVLSQHSDVQECAVMAPEEVTGEKRLVAYIASLSAKSSDLRQFLAERLPGYMIPANFITLEALPHTPNGKIDRQALPTVDKTRPELENAYVEARTPTEQTLAIIWEETLQVEQIGINDNFFALGGHSLLGIQLVAKINESLNVEVPLKSLFQHPTIAGLSAQIEQLQGDITQSRLPQIQPRPQERYQPFPLTDIQQAYLIGRNAAFELGNVATHGYQEIETVGLSVEQMEWALQRLIEHHDMLRVIVQPDGQQRVLKEVPPYKIAVTDLRGELPLPNPPLAKGREQFNPLFDKEKILDRAGGVELMELRDRLSHQIFATDRYPLFEIQAVLLDEEKIRFCISFDVLIGDAWSFKLLGTEIVQILHNPDIQLPTSRLSFRDYVLGEQELRKSAIYARSQAYWQARLANLPAAPDLPLTQPLSTITQPHFVRRSGNLAPEKWQRLKQQASQVGITPSGLLLAAFAEILSRWSKEPCFTLNLTLFNRLPLHPDVNLIVGDFTASLLLAIENKGRKNFLELARHIQAQLWEDLDHRYVSGVEVLRHLARNQQRVTGAIMPVVFTSTLTQDNREQTTERSWRSDLVYSLSQTSQVYFDHQVAEVAGALVFNWDTIDDLFPPGMLDEMFHTYCELLEHLATSVAGKMGEMDFYPMPHSLFPIPHSPFPIPLLHTLFFEQVTKQPKQPAIFTTQKSLTYQEVSDRVCHLAQLLQQLGVIPNQLVAIVMDKGWEQAIAALAILTAGAAYVPIDPQLPTQRRLHLLEETQAQIILTQSWLDVALEWTDDCSRICVDTLDAPTYTAIPAAIQQPTDLAYVIYTSGSTGKPKGVMIDHQGAVNTILDINQRFDVTASDRILALSSLSFDLSVYDIFGILAAGGAIVIPDCKRLNDPSHWMHLINQHQVTIWNSVPALMQLLVELGSGEEAGGQGRIPIPNPQSLRLILLSGDWIPLTLPERICSQFNHPQIISLGGATEASIWSIFYPISKIDSNWKSIPYGSSLTNQRVYVLNQSLQPCPNWAIGELYIGGLGIAKGYWQNPELTAERFIPNPFIGNWEAGEQGRIPMPYTLYKTGDLGRYLPDGTIEFLGREDFQVKINGYRIELGEIEAALKQHPAIAQAVVTTLGLSSQQQLLAYIVLQPEITPLPNPPLAKATVYTQVLELPHPNPPLAKGRELENLVSPLCKGGLRGVKPGSQSNSDLCVDGSLAKERVAGAGGVSPTDFKLQQRGVRRFDSSISVALPGAESFDVKLQRQSYRQFLEESVSLNSLGEFLECLRSQQLSNSPLPKYRYASAGSLYPVQTYIYIKPNQVQSLTAGIYYYHPQQHQLIHLSNSAKVDSGIYGINQEIFEQGAFALFLIGDLQAIAPIYGDKSRDFCMLEAGYISQLLMETAPDYDLGLCPIGALEFDTIRENFALHEEHILLHSFVGGCIDPTWKTRWLSPENPQTQLTKTELMTQKLRQFLQQRLPEYMIPTLYIPLEALPLTPNGKVDRRALPLPEFQSPKTELYFTPPITDLEVAIANLWQSVLQVEVQSIHDNFFELGGNSLSATQVLAQMRSSLQLNLPIREFFFNPTLASQADLLKLQWHQKPQPAKTPQIERVERGEAQQLLTNLDQLSEEEVEKLLNQMQVQEGG; from the coding sequence ATGACTGACTATCTAAAACTCTTAGCTAAATTATCACCAGAACAACGACTACTATTTGAACGCCGCTTAAAAGAGCGAGGATTAACATTAGGACAATCTTTCAGCATTCCCAAACGCCCTGATACAGAAAATACTCCCCTATCTTTTGCTCAACAACGCCTCTGGTTCATTCAGCAACTCGAACCTACTAGTTCTGTTTACAACGTCCCCTGTGTTCTGCGGCTACGGGGAGTCTTGCAGGTGTCAGCATTAGAAAAATCTCTAAATGAATTACGGCGACGACACGAAACCTTACGCACTTGTTTCACTACCAACGCCCAAAAGCAGCCCATCCAAGTTATTACACCTTGGGAACCTCTAGCGCTGACGATTATTGATATCAGCGAAATTAACACTCCATTAGAAGTGCAAAGGTTAGCTCTAGCAGAGGCAAAACGCCCCTTTGATTTGAGTCAACCCTTATTGCGATCGCTCCTATTATATTTAGGAGAACAGGAGTATATTTTACTACTAACAACGCATCATATTATTTCTGATCGCTGGTCGATTGGTGTTTTCCTGAAAGAATTATCGCTACTATATTCAGCATTTATCCAAGGAGAAACTTCATCATTACCAGAGTTGCCTATTCAGTATGCTGATTGGGCTGTGTGGCAAAGGCAACAGTTACAGGGTGAATTTCTCACAGAGCAAATTAGTTATTGGCAACAGCAATTAGCTGGTGAATTACCTATTTTACAGTTGTCAAGTCGCCCACAACCAGCCGTACCTACATATAGCGGTTCAGATTATTCTGTAGCTTTATCGCCATCTTTATCCCAAGCAGTTAAAGCTTTAGCAGCCAAGCAAGGGGTAACGCTGTTTATGCTGCTGTTAACTAGCTTTCAGGTATTGCTATATCGCTACACGAGAGAAGATGATTTAGTTATTGGTACTGATATTGTTAACCGCGATCGGCAAGAGACTGAGAATTTAATTGGTTTGTTAGTGAATACAGTGGTGTTGCGTACCAATTTGGCAGGAAATCCTACGGTGCAGGAATTATTGGCGCGAGTGCGTGAGGTGGCGCTTGCAGCCTTTGCCCATCAGTATTTACCTTTTGAAAAATTGGTGGAAGTGTTAAATCCTGAACGGAATCTCAGTCAGATGATGCCGTTATTCCAAGTTAAGTTTGATTTACAATTAGCATCGGTGCGATCGCCACAATTGCCAGGGTTAACTCTGGAACGATTGCCTTTTGATGAAGAGACGGCAAAATACGAATTACGTCTGAATTTACAAGACACCGAACAGGGAATTACTGGACAGTTTGAATACAGTACAGATTTATTTGATGTTGCTACAATTGCTCGCATGGTAGAACATTGGATTGCTTTGCTAGAGAGTATAGTTGTAAATACTGAGCAAAAGCTGTCAGAAATATCTTTTTTAACGGTCAACGAACAGCAGCAATTTAAAATTTGGAACCAAACTACACAAGAATATCCTAATCATCAGTGCCTTCATCAACTATTTGAAGCGCAAGTGGAACAGACACCGGATGAAATCGCGTTGATTTTTGGTGAGCAATCTTTTACTTATAGAGAACTTAATAGTAAAGCTAATCAATTAGCACATCATTTACAACATTTGGGTGTGGAAGTAGAAACACCTGTGGGAATTTGTCTGCAACGTTCTGTTGAGATGGTGATTGGGGTTTTGGGGATTCTGAAAGCGGGTGGAGTGTATGTACCTTTAGATCCGGCTTATCCTGAAACTCGGTTGAGGTGGATTCTGGAAGATGTGCGAGTTCCGATTCTGTTGACTCAGACATCATCAAAACCCTACCCCGCCACTTACCAAGTAAATAGCAATACAAAAATTGTTTATCTGGACGAAGATTGGGAAGCTATAGCTGAAAATTCTGTTAGTAATCCTGTAACCTTGGTGACACCGGAAAATCTAGCGTATTTGATTTATACTTCTGGTTCTACAGGGAAACCGAAGGGGGTGATGATTGAACATCGTAATCCAGTTTGTTTATTATATTGGGCGCGGGAAGTATTTAATGCAGATGCGATCGCTGGTGTATTAGCCTCAACTTCAATTTGCTTTGATTTATCAATATTTGAGTTATTTGTACCTCTGAGTTGGGGCGGTAAAGTCATCCTCGCAGAAAATGCCTTGGCGCTGCCGAATTTGCCAGCGAAAAATCAGGTGACGCTGATTAATACTGTACCCAGTGCGATCGCACAATTACTGCAACTCAATGCTATTCCCAACTCTGTCCAAACTGTGAATTTGGCAGGTGAACCGCTGAGTTGGCGACTGGTGCAACAACTTGAACAATTACCCTACATTCAGCAAATATTCAACCTCTACGGTCCTTCAGAGGATACTACCTATTCCACCTACGTCCAACTTAAAGGTGTTAACGCCGTAACTCCATCGCCGACAATTGGTCAACCTATTGCTAATAGTCAAGTGTACGTCTTAGATGACCATTTGCAACCAGTACCAGTGGGTGTACCTGGGGAACTCTACATTGGTGGTGCAGGAGTAGCACGGGGTTATTGGCAGCGTCCAGATTTAACAGCAGAAAGGTTTATACCAAATCCGTTTGTTAGGGACTGGGAACCAGGAGAAGCAGGGAGAGAAAGAATAACCAATGCCCCATACCCAATGCCCCATGCCCAATGCCCCATGCCCAATCTTTACAAAACAGGCGATCGCGTCCGTTATCTCCCAGATGGTAATTTGGAATACTTGGGAAGATTGGATAACCAAGTGAAAATTCGGGGCTATCGCATTGAATTGGGTGAGATTGAAGCGGTACTAAGCCAACATTCAGATGTGCAAGAGTGTGCTGTAATGGCTCCTGAAGAAGTAACCGGTGAGAAACGTTTAGTTGCTTATATTGCTTCTCTAAGTGCAAAATCCTCAGATTTGCGGCAATTTTTGGCGGAACGTTTACCGGGTTATATGATTCCTGCAAACTTTATTACTCTGGAAGCACTGCCGCATACTCCCAATGGCAAAATTGATCGTCAGGCATTACCCACGGTAGACAAAACACGTCCAGAATTAGAGAATGCCTATGTGGAAGCACGTACACCCACAGAACAAACTCTCGCCATCATCTGGGAAGAAACACTTCAAGTTGAACAAATTGGAATTAATGATAACTTTTTTGCATTGGGGGGACATTCGCTGCTGGGTATTCAGTTAGTGGCGAAAATCAATGAATCTCTCAATGTAGAAGTACCTCTCAAGAGCTTATTTCAGCATCCCACGATCGCAGGTTTGTCAGCACAAATTGAGCAATTACAGGGCGATATCACTCAGTCGAGATTACCCCAAATTCAACCACGTCCCCAGGAACGCTATCAACCTTTTCCCCTAACGGACATTCAACAAGCATATCTCATCGGACGTAACGCCGCTTTTGAGTTGGGTAATGTTGCTACCCACGGCTACCAAGAAATTGAAACGGTGGGATTGTCTGTAGAACAAATGGAATGGGCATTACAAAGGCTAATTGAGCATCATGATATGTTGCGGGTAATTGTGCAACCCGATGGACAACAGCGCGTTTTAAAAGAGGTGCCACCTTATAAAATTGCTGTGACTGATTTGCGTGGAGAATTACCCCTCCCCAACCCTCCCCTTGCAAAGGGGAGGGAGCAATTTAACCCTCTCTTTGATAAGGAGAAGATACTCGATAGGGCGGGTGGGGTAGAGTTGATGGAGTTGCGCGATCGCCTTTCTCACCAAATATTTGCTACCGATCGCTATCCATTATTTGAAATTCAAGCAGTTTTATTGGATGAGGAAAAAATTCGCTTTTGCATTAGCTTTGATGTATTAATTGGGGACGCTTGGAGTTTTAAACTACTAGGGACAGAAATAGTGCAAATATTGCACAATCCTGATATTCAATTGCCGACAAGCAGATTATCTTTTCGTGATTATGTGTTGGGAGAACAGGAATTACGGAAATCGGCAATTTATGCGCGATCGCAAGCCTACTGGCAAGCCAGACTTGCCAACCTACCAGCCGCACCAGATTTACCTTTGACTCAGCCTCTCAGTACAATCACTCAACCCCATTTTGTTCGGCGTAGTGGCAATTTAGCTCCAGAGAAATGGCAACGGCTAAAACAGCAAGCCAGCCAAGTCGGAATTACACCATCAGGTTTGCTATTAGCTGCATTTGCGGAAATTCTCTCTCGGTGGAGTAAGGAGCCGTGTTTTACCCTAAATTTGACCCTTTTTAATCGTCTACCCTTGCATCCCGATGTCAATCTAATTGTGGGAGACTTCACCGCGTCTTTGCTGTTGGCAATTGAGAACAAGGGGCGTAAAAATTTTCTGGAACTTGCTCGGCACATCCAAGCACAGCTATGGGAAGATTTAGATCATCGTTATGTCAGTGGTGTGGAAGTGCTACGCCACCTTGCCCGCAATCAACAACGGGTGACAGGCGCAATCATGCCCGTAGTCTTTACCAGCACACTCACCCAAGACAATCGAGAACAAACAACAGAGCGTAGCTGGCGCAGTGACTTAGTATACAGCCTCAGCCAGACTTCCCAGGTGTATTTTGACCATCAAGTAGCAGAAGTTGCTGGGGCATTAGTTTTTAACTGGGATACCATTGATGATCTCTTCCCACCAGGGATGTTAGATGAAATGTTCCACACCTACTGTGAATTATTGGAACATTTAGCAACTTCAGTTGCAGGGAAGATGGGAGAGATGGACTTTTATCCAATGCCCCATTCCCTATTCCCTATTCCCCATTCCCCATTCCCAATTCCCCTACTTCACACCCTATTTTTTGAGCAGGTAACAAAGCAACCCAAGCAGCCTGCAATTTTTACTACCCAAAAATCTCTGACATATCAAGAGGTGAGCGATCGCGTTTGTCACCTTGCCCAACTATTACAGCAATTAGGCGTAATCCCAAATCAATTGGTGGCAATTGTTATGGATAAAGGTTGGGAGCAAGCAATTGCCGCCTTAGCAATTTTGACAGCCGGGGCTGCTTATGTACCTATCGATCCCCAATTACCGACACAACGCCGCCTACACTTGTTGGAGGAAACCCAAGCACAAATTATCCTCACTCAATCCTGGCTGGATGTGGCTTTAGAATGGACAGATGATTGCAGTCGTATATGTGTTGATACTCTCGATGCTCCAACTTATACAGCCATACCCGCAGCGATACAGCAACCTACAGATTTAGCATACGTCATTTACACTTCCGGTTCTACTGGCAAGCCTAAAGGTGTGATGATCGATCATCAGGGAGCCGTGAACACGATTTTAGATATTAATCAACGCTTTGACGTGACAGCTAGCGATCGCATTTTAGCCCTGTCTTCCCTGAGTTTTGATTTATCTGTATATGACATATTTGGCATCCTCGCCGCCGGCGGAGCAATTGTCATTCCCGATTGCAAGCGCCTCAATGATCCATCTCACTGGATGCACCTAATTAACCAGCATCAGGTAACAATTTGGAATTCTGTTCCCGCCTTAATGCAACTTTTGGTTGAATTGGGGAGTGGGGAAGAAGCAGGGGGGCAGGGGAGAATACCAATCCCCAATCCCCAATCCCTCCGTTTAATTCTCCTTAGTGGTGACTGGATTCCCCTCACACTCCCTGAGCGCATTTGCAGTCAATTTAATCATCCCCAAATTATCAGTTTAGGGGGTGCTACAGAAGCCTCTATCTGGTCTATTTTTTACCCTATTAGCAAAATCGATTCCAATTGGAAAAGTATTCCCTACGGATCTTCTCTGACCAATCAACGGGTTTACGTACTCAATCAATCCCTCCAACCCTGCCCGAATTGGGCAATTGGTGAACTCTACATTGGCGGTTTGGGTATCGCCAAAGGCTACTGGCAAAATCCAGAATTAACGGCAGAAAGGTTTATTCCCAATCCGTTTATTGGGAACTGGGAAGCAGGGGAGCAGGGGAGAATACCAATGCCCTATACTCTCTACAAAACCGGTGACTTAGGGCGCTATCTCCCAGACGGGACAATAGAATTTTTAGGACGAGAGGATTTTCAAGTTAAAATCAATGGCTACCGGATTGAGTTGGGTGAAATTGAAGCGGCTCTAAAACAGCATCCAGCGATCGCTCAAGCAGTTGTCACAACTTTGGGCTTATCGTCTCAACAGCAATTGCTTGCCTATATTGTGTTGCAGCCAGAAATAACACCCCTCCCCAACCCTCCCCTTGCAAAGGCTACGGTGTATACGCAAGTTCTCGAATTACCCCACCCTAACCCTCCCCTTGCAAAGGGGAGGGAACTAGAAAATCTTGTTTCCCCCCTTTGCAAGGGGGGATTAAGGGGGGTAAAACCCGGATCTCAAAGTAACTCCGATTTATGTGTAGACGGTAGCCTTGCAAAGGAGAGGGTAGCCGGGGCGGGTGGGGTTTCTCCCACAGATTTTAAACTCCAACAACGGGGTGTTAGAAGATTTGATTCTAGTATTTCGGTTGCTTTACCTGGGGCTGAGTCTTTTGATGTCAAGCTGCAAAGACAAAGTTATCGCCAATTTTTAGAGGAATCTGTATCTCTCAATAGCTTGGGTGAATTTTTAGAATGTTTGCGATCGCAGCAACTATCAAATTCACCATTGCCTAAGTACCGTTATGCTTCTGCTGGTAGTTTGTATCCAGTCCAGACATACATTTACATTAAGCCAAATCAAGTTCAAAGTTTAACGGCTGGGATTTACTACTATCATCCCCAACAGCATCAACTGATTCACTTGAGCAATTCAGCTAAAGTTGACAGTGGGATTTATGGCATTAATCAGGAGATTTTTGAGCAAGGGGCGTTTGCCTTGTTTTTAATTGGTGATTTGCAGGCGATCGCACCAATTTACGGCGATAAATCTAGGGATTTCTGTATGCTGGAAGCGGGTTATATCAGTCAGCTATTAATGGAAACGGCTCCCGATTATGACTTAGGCTTATGTCCGATAGGGGCTTTAGAATTTGATACTATCCGCGAGAATTTTGCTTTGCACGAGGAACATATATTGTTGCATAGTTTTGTCGGCGGTTGTATCGACCCAACCTGGAAAACTCGTTGGCTGTCGCCAGAAAATCCGCAAACGCAGTTAACAAAAACAGAATTGATGACACAGAAGTTACGGCAATTTCTACAGCAACGATTGCCAGAATATATGATACCTACACTTTATATACCTTTGGAAGCATTACCATTAACACCTAATGGTAAGGTGGATCGCCGTGCCTTACCTTTACCAGAGTTTCAATCCCCTAAAACTGAGTTATATTTTACACCTCCAATCACAGATTTGGAAGTGGCGATCGCAAACCTTTGGCAATCTGTTCTCCAAGTCGAGGTGCAAAGCATTCACGATAACTTTTTCGAGTTGGGCGGTAATTCTTTATCAGCAACCCAAGTACTTGCTCAGATGCGTTCCTCTCTCCAACTTAATTTACCAATTCGGGAGTTTTTCTTCAATCCTACCTTAGCTTCCCAGGCTGATTTGCTAAAACTGCAATGGCATCAAAAGCCACAACCAGCAAAGACACCGCAAATTGAGCGCGTCGAAAGGGGTGAAGCACAACAGTTATTAACTAACTTAGACCAACTTTCTGAAGAAGAAGTAGAGAAACTACTCAACCAAATGCAGGTACAAGAGGGTGGTTAA